From a single Pirellulales bacterium genomic region:
- a CDS encoding carboxypeptidase-like regulatory domain-containing protein, with the protein MALRGKVIDSAGQPVTAARVDIATAAPRIGQGIFCPSCYRDCAKWTETDDAGQFELRELDPMLKFQLLCTAPGKEAHLSKLIDPLLGSLTITLEPAPTDLPPERTIRRRIVDAQGTPIRAALVSPWGAKEGERRWWGVVENCRAAVSDRDGRFTMLVPEGLEGVDLEIVADGYAGVQAELVAPGQEEQPIVVPRGARVTGTLIFEGKPAAAARIAVVQMDRGASNHFIKAVEATTDAEGHFAFDYLPASQPYAIFTPLTGKDEGPVLTTKKFTVPADGESRDLGTLTMIPALHLTGRVELPPGQTLPRGARLSLDRDPAWDLAQVEISAGGRFKATGLAPETYELRFPIKDFAVDSAALNYQALSDQSFGIRITESIDDLRVPLRAAPAK; encoded by the coding sequence ATGGCGCTGCGCGGCAAAGTGATCGATTCCGCGGGGCAGCCGGTCACCGCGGCCCGGGTCGACATTGCCACGGCCGCGCCGCGCATCGGTCAAGGAATCTTCTGTCCCAGTTGCTATCGAGATTGCGCCAAGTGGACCGAAACGGACGACGCGGGGCAGTTCGAACTTCGCGAACTCGATCCGATGCTCAAGTTTCAGTTGCTCTGCACAGCGCCGGGCAAGGAGGCGCATCTCTCAAAGCTCATCGATCCCCTATTGGGTTCGTTGACCATTACGCTTGAGCCTGCGCCGACGGACTTACCTCCCGAACGCACCATTCGCCGCCGAATCGTCGACGCGCAGGGGACACCGATCCGCGCGGCGCTCGTCAGCCCTTGGGGAGCGAAGGAAGGGGAGAGACGCTGGTGGGGCGTGGTCGAGAACTGCCGCGCGGCGGTTAGCGATCGGGACGGACGTTTTACGATGCTCGTCCCCGAGGGGCTGGAAGGCGTCGATCTCGAGATCGTGGCCGATGGCTACGCGGGCGTCCAGGCCGAGCTCGTGGCGCCTGGGCAGGAAGAACAACCGATTGTCGTACCGCGGGGGGCGCGGGTGACGGGCACCCTTATTTTCGAAGGCAAGCCGGCCGCCGCGGCCCGCATCGCGGTCGTGCAGATGGACCGCGGCGCGAGCAATCATTTCATCAAGGCCGTTGAAGCAACCACGGATGCCGAAGGACATTTTGCTTTCGATTATTTGCCGGCATCGCAGCCGTATGCGATTTTTACACCACTCACCGGCAAGGACGAGGGGCCCGTGCTGACCACCAAGAAGTTCACGGTTCCCGCCGATGGCGAATCGCGCGATCTTGGCACGTTGACGATGATCCCTGCCTTGCACCTTACGGGGCGCGTCGAGTTGCCGCCGGGTCAGACGTTGCCACGCGGGGCCAGGCTCAGTCTCGATCGTGATCCTGCCTGGGACCTGGCCCAGGTCGAAATCTCGGCCGGCGGCCGCTTCAAGGCGACTGGTCTAGCACCCGAGACCTATGAACTGCGCTTCCCGATCAAGGATTTTGCCGTCGACAGCGCCGCGCTCAATTATCAGGCGCTCTCGGACCAGAGTTTTGGCATCCGGATCACCGAATCGATCGACGACCTGCGCGTTCCACTGCGCGCCGCGCCGGCCAAGTGA